One genomic region from Chloroflexota bacterium encodes:
- a CDS encoding RNA-binding protein: MNIYVGNLSLEITEAELRKEFTAFGEVISVTIMDDRYIGSGQSRGYGFVEMTSKSEGTTAIGNLTGTKLRGRAIDVVEALPLSDKRGVVSINTRCNNRSNRRRERKYYIS; this comes from the coding sequence ATTAATATCTATGTGGGCAACCTATCGCTCGAAATAACTGAGGCTGAACTGCGAAAAGAGTTCACGGCTTTCGGAGAAGTGATATCTGTAACCATCATGGATGACAGGTATATTGGCAGCGGCCAATCTAGAGGATACGGATTTGTGGAAATGACTTCAAAGTCCGAAGGCACAACCGCAATTGGCAACCTCACTGGGACAAAACTGAGGGGCCGGGCGATTGATGTTGTTGAAGCCCTCCCTCTTTCAGATAAAAGGGGAGTAGTCTCCATTAATACTAGATGCAATAACCGGTCTAATAGAAGAAGAGAAAGAAAATACTACATTAGTTGA
- the lspA gene encoding signal peptidase II, which translates to MQKEKRTPARWRYLIFFLVALSIIGADQLSKAWIRSSLPEGHSLLRLGFLRITHVHNTGAAFGLLPDQSLMLTIFAIIAGTVVLFFVFYGHRYFLWLEKTSVILTFGLVLGGTVGNLIDRFRYGYVSDFIDFGFWPAFNVADSAVTVGVILFALILLRHAQTEKQ; encoded by the coding sequence ATGCAAAAGGAAAAACGCACGCCGGCTAGGTGGCGTTACCTTATATTTTTTCTTGTCGCGCTTTCTATCATAGGTGCTGACCAGCTAAGCAAGGCCTGGATAAGGTCGAGCTTGCCTGAAGGGCACTCTTTGCTCAGACTGGGCTTTCTTCGTATAACACACGTCCACAATACCGGTGCTGCCTTTGGCCTTTTACCAGACCAGTCTCTAATGCTTACCATTTTTGCCATAATTGCCGGTACTGTAGTTCTGTTTTTTGTCTTTTACGGTCATCGTTATTTCCTCTGGCTGGAGAAAACTTCCGTAATACTGACCTTCGGGCTGGTGCTGGGTGGTACGGTGGGCAATCTGATTGACCGATTCCGCTACGGCTATGTAAGTGACTTCATTGATTTTGGCTTCTGGCCGGCGTTTAACGTTGCTGACTCTGCCGTCACGGTTGGCGTCATCCTTTTCGCCCTGATTTTGCTGCGCCATGCTCAAACCGAAAAACAATAG
- a CDS encoding zinc-ribbon domain containing protein: MSFKDKTLECSDCGKEFTFSAEEQEQFQSRGYTNEPKRCTECRDARKASRYGSGGNSYGNSRYGSSSPRQMFPVVCSDCGKETEVPFEPREGRPVYCRDCYNKVRLSS; encoded by the coding sequence ATGTCTTTTAAGGACAAGACGCTCGAATGTTCCGATTGCGGTAAGGAGTTCACTTTCAGCGCTGAGGAACAGGAACAGTTCCAGTCGAGAGGCTATACCAACGAGCCCAAGCGTTGCACCGAATGCCGCGACGCAAGGAAGGCAAGCCGTTACGGAAGCGGTGGCAACAGCTATGGTAATAGTAGATACGGTAGTAGCTCCCCTCGCCAGATGTTCCCCGTGGTTTGTTCAGACTGTGGCAAGGAAACAGAAGTACCGTTTGAGCCTCGTGAAGGCAGACCAGTGTACTGCAGAGACTGCTACAACAAAGTCAGGCTGAGCAGCTAA
- a CDS encoding IS6 family transposase gives MIEIINQIQECNYCQSNHVIKYGKYKDTQYYLCKGCGRRFASADRIPKMQNTTRTIADALNMYYEGMSLAEIRRNLIQQDNNYISRISAYNWVDRFTELAVKEAKKHKPDVGSIWIADETVIDIDGKNIWLWDIIDSKTRFLITTHMSYTRTTKDAQQLMKQAYERTGKIPRVIYTDKLRAYLDGIELTFGADTKHKYGSPFDVENNTNLIERFHGTVKERTKVMRGLHTIETAKKFLDGWLIHYNFFRPHTSLKDRTPAQMAGIKFPFRNWKDVVEQPYEITARIPLRDKAQRITKPVPRITPKTPRLVK, from the coding sequence ATGATTGAGATAATAAACCAGATACAAGAGTGTAACTACTGCCAATCCAACCACGTCATTAAATACGGCAAGTACAAAGATACCCAATACTACCTGTGCAAAGGTTGCGGGCGCAGGTTTGCTTCTGCCGATAGAATACCCAAAATGCAGAACACTACTCGCACGATAGCCGATGCCCTCAATATGTATTATGAGGGTATGAGCCTTGCCGAAATACGCCGTAACCTCATACAGCAGGACAACAACTACATATCCCGCATATCAGCCTATAACTGGGTAGACCGTTTCACCGAATTAGCCGTAAAAGAGGCTAAAAAGCATAAGCCCGATGTAGGCTCTATTTGGATTGCCGATGAAACCGTAATCGATATTGATGGCAAGAATATTTGGCTTTGGGATATTATTGACTCCAAGACCCGCTTCTTAATAACTACTCATATGTCCTATACTCGCACTACGAAAGACGCTCAACAGCTTATGAAACAGGCGTATGAGCGAACTGGTAAAATACCACGAGTTATCTATACGGATAAACTCAGAGCTTATCTAGACGGCATAGAACTAACCTTTGGCGCAGATACCAAACATAAATACGGTAGCCCGTTTGACGTTGAGAACAATACTAACCTTATAGAGCGATTTCACGGCACGGTCAAAGAGCGCACGAAAGTTATGCGTGGCTTGCATACGATAGAAACTGCCAAGAAGTTTTTAGACGGCTGGCTTATCCACTACAATTTCTTCCGCCCGCATACGTCATTGAAAGACAGGACACCTGCGCAAATGGCTGGTATCAAGTTTCCGTTCCGTAACTGGAAAGACGTGGTAGAGCAACCTTATGAGATAACGGCTAGGATACCGCTTCGGGACAAGGCGCAGAGAATAACAAAACCTGTACCAAGAATTACACCCAAGACACCGAGGTTAGTAAAATGA
- a CDS encoding L-2-amino-thiazoline-4-carboxylic acid hydrolase: MKVSKQNYYVSRKPKMLKDFDKTANLVRNSIVASYGPDFADTLYQETRQEYEALIPQIPHIEGIRGSMLNSFLRITAQEIAVYQAMKKQGKTAGEAWEICHEALRLRMKQFPKIKRWLLGRIMRSGILIKRMRKLAETGKQPRFGDFEVRYVIGDGEEFDFGVDYVACGNYKFVLDQGAEEFAPYVCMSDIALSNALGWGLIRTETLADGCERCDFRFKKGVKTRISSKTPEVQSTIERISKKEAE, encoded by the coding sequence ATGAAAGTGTCGAAACAAAATTACTACGTATCTCGAAAGCCAAAGATGTTAAAGGATTTCGATAAAACAGCAAATCTCGTCAGAAACTCTATTGTCGCAAGCTACGGACCGGATTTTGCCGATACACTTTACCAGGAAACACGGCAAGAGTATGAGGCGCTCATTCCACAGATCCCTCACATCGAGGGCATTAGAGGAAGTATGCTGAACTCATTTCTCCGTATCACTGCCCAAGAGATTGCGGTCTATCAAGCCATGAAAAAACAGGGCAAGACAGCTGGAGAAGCTTGGGAGATATGCCATGAGGCTCTGCGATTGAGAATGAAGCAGTTTCCCAAAATCAAACGTTGGCTACTGGGGCGTATCATGCGTTCAGGTATCTTAATAAAGAGGATGCGAAAACTCGCAGAAACAGGTAAACAGCCTAGGTTTGGAGACTTTGAGGTTAGATATGTTATTGGTGATGGTGAAGAATTCGATTTTGGTGTGGACTACGTGGCGTGTGGCAATTACAAATTCGTTCTGGATCAAGGAGCAGAAGAGTTTGCCCCATACGTCTGCATGTCAGACATTGCTTTAAGTAATGCCCTGGGGTGGGGATTAATTAGAACCGAAACCCTTGCCGATGGTTGCGAGCGATGTGATTTCAGATTTAAGAAGGGGGTCAAAACGCGGATTTCTTCCAAGACTCCTGAAGTACAGTCAACGATTGAAAGAATATCCAAAAAAGAGGCAGAATAG
- a CDS encoding RluA family pseudouridine synthase, translating to MLKPKNNSTYKTYHLSVGITGVRLDRFVADKCPELTRTHVQKLIADGFITVNGREAKSSLRLDSGDRVDVVVPPVPPSPLTPEAIPLLIVYEDEDLLVVDKPPGLIVHPAPGHPAHTLINAILSHVPHLAQMGDSLRPGIVHRLDKDTSGLMIVAKNRVAQMDLIEQFRKR from the coding sequence ATGCTCAAACCGAAAAACAATAGCACATATAAAACGTACCATCTGTCGGTCGGTATCACTGGTGTCAGGCTGGACAGATTTGTTGCCGATAAATGTCCGGAGCTCACCCGAACCCATGTTCAAAAACTGATCGCCGATGGCTTTATTACCGTAAACGGACGGGAGGCCAAATCGAGCCTCAGGCTTGATTCCGGTGACAGGGTAGATGTTGTCGTTCCCCCCGTACCACCCAGTCCCTTGACGCCCGAGGCTATCCCCCTGCTCATTGTCTATGAAGATGAAGACCTGCTGGTGGTGGATAAGCCGCCCGGCCTGATCGTTCACCCGGCACCAGGACACCCCGCTCATACCCTGATTAACGCCATTCTCTCCCATGTTCCCCATCTGGCCCAGATGGGCGATTCCCTCCGACCGGGCATCGTGCACCGGCTGGACAAGGACACCTCAGGCCTGATGATTGTGGCCAAAAACCGGGTAGCACAGATGGACCTGATAGAGCAGTTCAGAAAACGT
- a CDS encoding TraR/DksA C4-type zinc finger protein, with protein MKSNYSILRSRLEAEQKRLMEELEQMEASANPTDERREGSPFGKREEEATEALELEKRLVLEKRIKEQIVSVEHALHKYEEGTYGFCDNCGQPIDPARLEAIPEANLCIKCKAQQAKNAKGKTHAG; from the coding sequence ATGAAAAGCAACTACAGTATACTTCGGTCCAGACTGGAGGCGGAACAGAAACGTTTGATGGAAGAACTGGAACAGATGGAGGCCAGTGCCAATCCCACGGATGAGCGGCGTGAAGGCAGTCCGTTTGGCAAGCGTGAGGAAGAGGCAACGGAAGCACTTGAACTTGAGAAACGGCTGGTCCTGGAGAAAAGGATAAAAGAGCAAATAGTCAGCGTGGAGCACGCTTTACATAAATATGAAGAGGGCACCTATGGTTTCTGCGATAACTGCGGTCAGCCCATAGACCCGGCGAGATTGGAGGCGATTCCCGAGGCAAACCTGTGCATAAAATGTAAGGCTCAGCAGGCAAAGAATGCAAAAGGAAAAACGCACGCCGGCTAG